One segment of Heteronotia binoei isolate CCM8104 ecotype False Entrance Well chromosome 18, APGP_CSIRO_Hbin_v1, whole genome shotgun sequence DNA contains the following:
- the LOC132586833 gene encoding ankyrin repeat domain-containing protein 13B-like: protein MGKLPTGVKKGNKASSPYGCNDTFESMWAVLQEAVSTRDLELVQLVLRYRDYQRAIKRLAGIPILLEKLHKAQDFYVEMKWEFTSWVPLVSKICPSDTYKVWKCGQNLRVDTTLLGFDHMTWQRGNRSFIFRGQDTSAVVMEIDHDRQVVYSETLALAANDQEGLLATVQPTEEQVMGRLTAPVVTTQLDTRNIAFERNKTGILGWRSEKTEVVNGYEAKVYGASNVELITRTRTEHLSEQHKGKIKGSKTPLQSFLGIAEQHVGPNNGALITQTLSPANPTAITPEEYFNPSFELGSRDMGRPIELTTKTQKFKAKLWLCEDHPLSLAEQVAPIIDLMAISNALFAKLRDFITLRLPPGFPVKIEIPIFHILNARITFGNLNGCDEPVVSVRGTGSPGSDAPSPGSDRSSISSSSSLGSCRCFDMDPSLFEAPRGYSMVGSHPEPLREDDDDLLQFAIQQSLLEAGSEYDQVTIWEALTNSKPGTHPASQEGSKGDRTPQHTPPPRPATPQPRAPPAVKGPSQSVPPSYAEQLRLAMELSAKEQEEAERRSRQEEEDFERILRLSLTEQ from the exons ATGGGGAAATTGCCAACCGGCGTTAAAAAAGGGAACAAGGCTTCTAGTCCTTATGGTTGCAATGATACGTTTGAAAGCATGTGGGCAG TGCTGCAGGAGGCCGTGAGCACGCGTGACCTGGAGCTCGTCCAATTGGTGCTGCGTTACCGTGACTACCAGAGAGCCATCAAGCGCTTGGCTGGTATTCCCATCCTCCTGGAGAAGCTGCACAAG GCACAAGATTTTTATGTGGAGATGAAATGGGAATTCACTAGCTGGG TCCCCCTGGTCTCCAAGATCTGCCCCAGCGATACGTACAAGGTGTGGAAGTGTGGCCAGAACTTGAGGGTGGACACGACGCTGCTGGGATTCGACCACATGACGTGGCAGCGTGGGAACCGCAGCTTCATCTTCAggggacaag ATACCAGTGCGGTGGTGATGGAAATCGACCACGACCGGCAAGTGGTCTACTCGGAGACTCTGGCTCTCGCTGCCAATGACCAAGAGGGGCTTTTGGCCACAGTCCAGCCAACAGAAGAGCAGGTGATGGGCCGGCTGACGGCTCCTGTGGTCACTACCCAGCTGGACACTCGCAACAttgcatttgaaag GAACAAGACGGGTATCTTGGGCTGGAGGAGCGAGAAGACGGAGGTGGTGAATGGGTACGAGGCCAAG GTTTATGGGGCTTCCAACGTAGAGCTTATCACCCGGACGCGAACCGAACATCTTTCAGAGCAGCACAAAGGGAAGATCAAAG GCAGCAAAACTCCCCTCCAGTCATTCCTGGGCATTGCCGAACAACACGTGGGCCCCAACAACGGG GCCCTCATCACGCAAACCCTGAGCCCGGCCAACCCCACCGCCATCACGCCGGAGGAATACTTCAACCCCAGTTTTGAGCTGGGGAGCCGGGACATGGGGAGGCCCATCGAGCTGACCACCAAGACGCAGAA GTTCAAAGCCAAGCTGTGGTTGTGTGAGGACCACCCGCTGTCGTTGGCCGAGCAGGTCGCCCCCATCATCGACTTGATGGCTATCAGCAACGCTCTCTTTGCCAAGCTCCGGGACTTCATCACCCTGCGGCTGCCTCCAGGCTTCCCTGTCAAGATCG AAATCCCCATCTTCCACATCCTCAACGCCCGCATCACTTTCGGGAACCTCAATGGCTGTGATGAACCAGTGGTCTCTGTTCGTGGCACCGGCAGCCCCGGCAGCGACGCCCCCTCCCCTGGCAGCGACCGGTCCAGCATCAGCAGCTCCAGCTCCCTTG GCTCTTGCCGGTGCTTCGACATGGATCCCTCCTTGTTCGAGGCCCCACGAGGCTACAGCATGGTGGGGAGCCACCCGGAGCCCCTGCGCGAGGACGACGACGACCTGCTGCAATTTGCCATCCAGCAAAGCCTGCTAGAAGCTGGGAGCGAATACGATCAG GTTACTATTTGGGAAGCACTGACTAACAGCAAACCAGGCACTCACCCTGCCTCCCAGGAGGGGAGCAAAGGGGACAG GACACCCCAGCACACACCACCCCCGCGGCCTGCCACCCCTCAGCCACGGGCACCCCCTGCGGTCAAGGGACCTAGCCAATCTGTGCCCCCCAGTTACGCCGAACAGCTGCGCTTGGCCATGGAGCTGTCCGCGAAGGAGCAGGAAGAGGCGGAGCGGCGCTCGCGCCAGGAGGAAGAGGACTTTGAACGCATCCTGCGCCTCTCGCTCACGGAACAATAG